A DNA window from Hordeum vulgare subsp. vulgare chromosome 1H, MorexV3_pseudomolecules_assembly, whole genome shotgun sequence contains the following coding sequences:
- the LOC123428503 gene encoding zinc finger AN1 domain-containing stress-associated protein 15-like — translation MAQESCDLNKDEAEILKPSSSTPSPPSPATPPPPTAQIPEPQPPHSPPQPPAAQFLSRPCEVVPIETSKKRKHADAVSMAIVVEPLSSVLFVNRCNVCRKRVGLTGFRCRCEKLFCPRHRHSESHDCSFDYKTVGREEIARANPLIRAAKIIRI, via the coding sequence ATGGCCCAGGAGAGTTGTGATCTCAACAAGGACGAGGCCGAGATCCTGAAGCCATCCTCCTCCACACCTTCGCCTCCTTCGCcagccacaccaccaccaccaaccgcTCAAATACCAGAACCACAACCTCCACactcaccaccacaaccaccggcAGCTCAATTCTTGTCCAGGCCCTGCGAGGTTGTTCCCATAGAGACTTCCAAAAAGAGGAAACATGCTGATGCGGTGTCAATGGCCATTGTGGTTGAGCCATTGTCGTCTGTGCTGTTCGTTAACCGTTGCAACGTGTGCCGCAAGAGAGTTGGTTTGACCGGGTTCCGTTGCCGGTGTGAGAAGCTCTTTTGTCCGCGCCACCGGCATTCAGAAAGCCACGACTGCTCATTTGATTATAAAACTGTGGGTCGGGAGGAGATTGCCCGGGCAAACCCTCTGATCAGGGCTGCCAAGATCATTAGGATATGA